The following nucleotide sequence is from Nocardioides daedukensis.
GTCGGCGGCCCGGTCCAGTCCCTCGCACGGTCCGCAGTCGCCGGTGTAGACGAGCAGCTTCTCCTGCGCGGTCACGCGCAGCGAATAGGCAGGCACGGGGTGCACGACCTCGACCGCCTCGACGGTGAACGGTCCGAACTCGAAGGTCCCGAGCGGATAGGTGCGGAAGTCGAACTCCTCGTGCATCCCCGGGCCCAGCGGCAGGTCGTAGGAGACCGCCAGCCGGTCGGCGGTGCCGGGTGGGCCCCAGACCGGGATCTGCGGCTGGGCGCCGGTCGGGTGATATTTCCGCATCACGTAGTAGCCGCAGAGGTCCATGAAGTGATCCGCGTGCAGGTGGCTGAGGAAGACCGCGTCGATGCTCAGCGGATCGACGTGGTTGTGCAGCTCGCCGAGTGCGCCGTTGCCCAGGTCGAGCAGGATCCGCCAGGTGCGCGTCTCCCCGTGCTCGTCGGTCCAGTCCTGCTCGACGAGATAGCAGCTGGCAGGAGAGTCCGGCCCGGGATAGGAACCGGAGCAACCGATGACCGTCAGCCTCATGGGCGCACTCCTGCGAAAGGGGCGGTCCCGGCGATCTGGCCAGCCCCGGCGACCTGCCTCGGCCCGGCGAACGGTCCTGCCCCGGCGAACTGGCCGGCAG
It contains:
- a CDS encoding MBL fold metallo-hydrolase translates to MRLTVIGCSGSYPGPDSPASCYLVEQDWTDEHGETRTWRILLDLGNGALGELHNHVDPLSIDAVFLSHLHADHFMDLCGYYVMRKYHPTGAQPQIPVWGPPGTADRLAVSYDLPLGPGMHEEFDFRTYPLGTFEFGPFTVEAVEVVHPVPAYSLRVTAQEKLLVYTGDCGPCEGLDRAADGADLLLAEAAFCDGDENPEDLHLTGVEVAELAQRAGAGHLVLTHIPPWHDRQIALDEAKSIWDGPLDMARTGATYDL